From a single Endozoicomonas euniceicola genomic region:
- a CDS encoding rhodanese-like domain-containing protein, translated as MSQTSLPLILEPAELEHHLHDSNLLIVDLCNPRLYARVHVPGAVNIAPNTLWQVHRRLRVSCHL; from the coding sequence ATGAGTCAAACATCACTGCCACTGATTCTTGAACCTGCTGAGCTTGAACATCATCTTCATGACAGCAACCTGTTGATCGTTGACCTCTGCAACCCTCGGCTATACGCCCGGGTGCATGTTCCCGGCGCCGTTAACATTGCCCCCAACACCTTGTGGCAGGTACACCGCCGGCTACGGGTAAGCTGCCACCTGTAA
- the asd gene encoding archaetidylserine decarboxylase (Phosphatidylserine decarboxylase is synthesized as a single chain precursor. Generation of the pyruvoyl active site from a Ser is coupled to cleavage of a Gly-Ser bond between the larger (beta) and smaller (alpha chains). It is an integral membrane protein.) has product MKEKLFALTQYILPHHLISRAVHYFVECENPAFKNALINWIIKHYDVDMSEAQAEHAESYKHFNDFFTRPLKEGARPLPEQEDTVVSPADGAISQLGDIEYGRIFQAKGHDYSLIELLGGDTDLATEFMGGKFATIYLSPRDYHRIHTPAAGTLRKMIHVPGRLFSVNKGTVENVPGLFARNERVVSIFDTEHGPMAVIMVGAINVASIETVWSGLVTPYRKQVRTTEYKETTTPRIKLERGEEMGRFKLGSTAIVLFGEDKVNWLEQWQPESTIKMGQALATPAE; this is encoded by the coding sequence GTGAAAGAAAAACTGTTCGCGTTGACCCAGTACATTCTGCCTCACCACCTGATTTCCAGAGCGGTACATTATTTTGTTGAGTGTGAAAACCCAGCCTTCAAAAATGCCCTGATCAACTGGATCATCAAGCATTATGATGTGGATATGAGCGAAGCACAGGCTGAACATGCAGAGTCTTATAAACACTTCAACGATTTTTTCACTCGCCCTTTGAAGGAAGGAGCCCGACCTCTGCCTGAGCAGGAAGATACCGTTGTCAGTCCTGCCGACGGTGCTATCAGCCAGCTTGGCGATATTGAATATGGCCGCATCTTTCAGGCCAAGGGCCACGATTACAGCCTGATAGAGCTGCTGGGGGGAGATACCGATCTCGCCACTGAATTTATGGGCGGTAAGTTTGCCACCATCTATCTGTCCCCAAGGGATTATCACCGTATTCATACACCTGCCGCAGGCACCCTACGCAAGATGATTCACGTCCCCGGTCGTCTTTTCTCCGTCAACAAAGGTACGGTTGAAAACGTGCCGGGGCTGTTTGCCCGAAACGAAAGAGTTGTCAGTATCTTTGACACCGAACATGGCCCTATGGCGGTGATCATGGTGGGTGCCATCAATGTTGCCAGTATTGAGACGGTCTGGTCTGGTCTGGTGACGCCTTACCGTAAACAGGTAAGAACCACCGAGTACAAAGAGACCACAACCCCCCGCATAAAACTGGAGCGCGGTGAAGAGATGGGCCGTTTCAAACTGGGCTCAACCGCTATCGTCCTGTTTGGCGAAGACAAAGTGAACTGGCTTGAGCAATGGCAGCCCGAGTCTACAATCAAGATGGGTCAGGCTCTGGCCACCCCTGCAGAATAG
- the rsgA gene encoding small ribosomal subunit biogenesis GTPase RsgA yields MSKRKLTRRQSWRIQKIQEERIARARKWESQIEQELQSEDLGPEQEGLVTAHYGATLDIESAGGPGKPRRCHLRRNLPPLVTGDKVVWRPSTKDETGVVVALDERSNLLTRPDNHGRIKPVAANIDYIVLVIAPVPIPHLNLIDRYLIAAETVGIEPVILLNKVDLLDDEGMEMMIDMLSVYQQIGYRILTASTRSDHGLDELKDMLDEHTSVFVGQSGVGKSSLVNALLPGIDTLVGELSEATGKGMHTTTAAKLFHFPAGGTLIDSPGIREFGLWHITPEEVIQGFREFRPFLGYCKFRDCKHEQEPGCAIHKALEDGEITEERLFSYRQILASQQMSP; encoded by the coding sequence ATGAGTAAGCGCAAACTAACGCGCAGACAGAGCTGGCGCATTCAGAAAATTCAGGAAGAGCGCATAGCCCGGGCTCGCAAATGGGAAAGCCAGATTGAGCAAGAGCTGCAGAGCGAAGACCTGGGGCCGGAACAGGAAGGCCTGGTGACCGCTCATTACGGTGCCACCCTGGATATTGAGTCTGCTGGCGGCCCCGGAAAACCCCGTCGCTGCCACCTGCGCCGCAACCTTCCCCCTCTTGTCACGGGTGACAAGGTCGTCTGGCGGCCTTCAACCAAAGACGAAACCGGCGTGGTTGTCGCTCTGGACGAACGCTCCAACCTGCTGACCCGTCCGGATAACCACGGTCGCATCAAGCCGGTTGCAGCCAATATTGACTACATTGTGCTGGTCATTGCGCCTGTACCGATTCCTCACCTGAACCTGATTGATCGCTACCTGATCGCAGCAGAAACCGTCGGGATCGAGCCCGTTATCCTCCTGAACAAGGTTGATCTGCTGGATGACGAGGGGATGGAAATGATGATCGATATGTTATCGGTCTACCAGCAGATCGGTTATCGCATCCTCACGGCTTCCACCCGCTCCGACCATGGTCTGGATGAACTGAAGGATATGCTGGATGAGCATACCAGCGTATTCGTGGGACAAAGCGGCGTGGGCAAGTCCTCGCTGGTCAATGCCCTGCTGCCCGGCATTGATACCCTGGTTGGAGAGCTGTCAGAAGCCACCGGCAAAGGCATGCACACCACCACCGCTGCCAAGCTGTTCCATTTTCCGGCCGGTGGAACACTCATCGACTCCCCTGGTATTCGTGAGTTCGGTTTGTGGCACATTACTCCGGAAGAAGTCATCCAGGGGTTCCGGGAGTTCCGGCCATTTCTCGGTTACTGCAAGTTCAGGGACTGCAAACACGAACAGGAACCCGGCTGCGCCATCCACAAAGCCCTGGAAGACGGTGAGATCACGGAAGAACGGTTGTTCAGCTATCGACAGATTCTTGCCTCGCAGCAGATGAGTCCATAG
- a CDS encoding lipid-binding SYLF domain-containing protein, whose amino-acid sequence MKLSFTEPFTERPHLSARSVLSLLTLIVLSNLLSGCSGIQGKSKAERQGYVNHMRSETLKMLYDYKPSAEAQLSEAIGYAVFSNINSNLLLLSAGTGYGVVRDNASGQDTYMRMASAGIGIGLGIKDFRAVIVFDNRKILDDFIKNGWDFTGQADATVKSGDKGGELLSGTVNTDLGITIYQFTENGLVAQATLQGTKYWIDKKLN is encoded by the coding sequence ATGAAGCTATCTTTCACCGAGCCTTTCACCGAGCGTCCACACCTTTCAGCCCGTTCTGTTCTGAGCCTGCTTACTCTTATTGTTCTCTCTAACCTACTTTCTGGTTGCTCCGGTATTCAGGGGAAAAGCAAAGCGGAACGACAGGGTTATGTAAACCACATGCGTTCAGAAACCCTGAAAATGCTCTATGACTATAAACCCAGTGCCGAAGCTCAACTGAGTGAAGCCATTGGTTATGCTGTTTTCAGCAACATCAACAGCAACCTGCTTCTGCTCAGCGCTGGTACCGGTTATGGTGTTGTCCGGGATAATGCATCCGGTCAGGACACCTACATGCGCATGGCCAGCGCCGGTATCGGCATTGGCTTAGGCATCAAGGATTTCCGGGCTGTCATTGTTTTCGACAACCGGAAAATACTGGATGATTTTATAAAAAACGGCTGGGACTTTACCGGTCAGGCTGACGCTACTGTTAAATCCGGCGACAAAGGTGGCGAACTCCTGAGTGGCACCGTTAACACAGACCTGGGAATTACCATTTACCAGTTTACCGAGAACGGGCTGGTTGCCCAGGCCACCTTACAGGGTACTAAGTACTGGATTGACAAGAAGCTGAATTAG
- the orn gene encoding oligoribonuclease: protein MAKADNLIWIDLEMTGLEPDTDRILEIATIVTDGQLNQIAEGPVIAIHESDDVLNNMNEWCIKTHAQTGLTERVRQSAISLAEAERLTLDFLKDHIEPGISPMCGNSIGQDRRFLHRYMPELHDFFHYRNIDVSTLKELARRWKPDIMDGFSKKGTHLALEDIRESIEELRYYRQFFIGS, encoded by the coding sequence ATGGCAAAAGCGGATAATCTGATCTGGATTGATCTGGAAATGACAGGTCTGGAGCCTGATACCGATCGAATCCTTGAGATCGCCACCATTGTAACCGACGGGCAGCTCAATCAGATTGCTGAAGGTCCTGTTATTGCAATTCATGAGAGTGACGATGTACTCAACAACATGAACGAGTGGTGCATCAAAACCCATGCCCAGACGGGGCTCACTGAACGTGTGCGGCAGAGTGCCATTTCACTGGCTGAAGCTGAGCGACTGACCCTGGATTTTCTGAAAGATCATATTGAGCCGGGTATCTCTCCAATGTGCGGCAACAGTATTGGTCAGGACCGTCGCTTCCTGCACCGTTACATGCCAGAACTGCATGATTTCTTCCATTACCGTAATATCGATGTCAGTACCCTGAAAGAGCTGGCGCGTCGCTGGAAGCCTGACATTATGGATGGTTTCAGCAAGAAAGGAACGCACCTGGCTTTGGAAGATATTCGTGAGTCTATCGAAGAGCTGCGTTACTACCGGCAGTTTTTTATTGGCAGTTAA
- a CDS encoding sulfurtransferase: MRQTSLPLILEPAELEHHLHDSNLLIVDLCNPQLYAQAHVPGAVNIAPQHLVAGTPPATGKLPPVKQLEELFSRLGYTGNEHIVVYDDEGGGWAGRFIWTLDVIGHKNYSYLNGGIHAWLKEGYRTENEPVQAEPTRVSLSIDPSVIASKDYILTRLENANTAIWDARSPAEYAGEKVLALRGGHIPGAINFEWTSAMDPARNYRIRENLPEILAGLGMSREKDIITHCQTHHRSGFTYLVAKVLGFNSVRAYDGSWSEWGNLADTPISQ, encoded by the coding sequence ATGCGTCAAACATCACTGCCACTGATTCTTGAACCTGCTGAGCTTGAACATCATCTTCATGACAGCAACCTGTTGATCGTTGACCTATGCAACCCTCAGCTATACGCCCAGGCGCATGTTCCCGGTGCCGTTAACATTGCCCCCCAACACCTTGTGGCAGGTACACCGCCGGCTACGGGTAAGCTGCCACCTGTAAAGCAGCTGGAAGAGCTGTTTTCACGGCTGGGTTACACCGGCAATGAACATATCGTGGTCTATGACGACGAAGGCGGGGGCTGGGCCGGGCGTTTTATCTGGACACTGGATGTTATCGGGCATAAAAACTACTCCTACCTTAACGGCGGCATTCATGCCTGGCTGAAAGAAGGCTATAGAACGGAAAATGAGCCGGTACAGGCAGAGCCAACCCGCGTCTCCCTGTCAATCGACCCGTCTGTTATCGCTTCCAAAGATTACATCCTGACGCGTCTGGAAAATGCCAATACAGCGATCTGGGATGCACGTTCCCCTGCGGAGTACGCGGGCGAAAAAGTACTTGCCCTGCGTGGCGGGCATATTCCCGGTGCCATTAATTTTGAATGGACATCCGCCATGGACCCGGCCAGAAATTACCGTATCCGGGAAAACCTGCCTGAAATCCTTGCCGGGCTGGGCATGTCCCGGGAAAAGGATATTATCACCCATTGCCAGACCCACCACCGTTCCGGCTTTACTTATCTGGTGGCCAAAGTGCTTGGGTTTAATTCGGTAAGAGCCTACGATGGCTCATGGTCAGAATGGGGCAATTTAGCCGATACGCCGATCTCCCAATAG
- a CDS encoding sulfurtransferase: MAGTPPATGKLPPVKQLEDLFSRLGYTGNEHIVVYDDEGGGWAGRFIWTLDVIGHKNYSYLNGGIHAWLKEDHRTENEPVQLEPGRVSLTIARSRKNGCSAIDRFLPRSR, from the coding sequence GTGGCAGGTACACCGCCGGCTACGGGTAAGCTGCCACCTGTAAAGCAGCTGGAAGACCTGTTTTCACGGCTGGGCTACACCGGCAATGAACATATCGTGGTCTATGACGATGAAGGCGGGGGCTGGGCCGGGCGATTTATCTGGACACTGGATGTTATCGGACATAAAAACTACTCCTACCTTAACGGCGGCATTCATGCCTGGCTGAAAGAAGACCATAGAACGGAAAATGAGCCGGTACAGTTAGAACCAGGCAGAGTCTCCCTGACAATTGCGAGATCACGGAAGAACGGTTGTTCAGCTATCGACAGATTCTTGCCTCGCAGCAGATGA